A region of Streptomyces deccanensis DNA encodes the following proteins:
- a CDS encoding ABC transporter ATP-binding protein yields the protein MSTVLAGTGLVKKYGPTTALAGVDVAVAERESLAIMGPSGSGKSTLLHTLAGIVRPDDGQVLLRGERIDHWGENKLSALRRKRFGFVFQFGQLLPELPAEENVALPLMLEGVPRRQAVERARRWFAPLGLAGLEKRRPGQLSGGQAQRVAIARALAVEPDVVFADEPTGALDQATGKEVIRLLTSVTRDQGASLVMVTHDAEVAAHCDRVVQVRDGRIAGYSQYTAV from the coding sequence ATGAGCACCGTCCTGGCCGGCACCGGCCTCGTCAAGAAGTACGGCCCCACCACCGCCCTGGCCGGCGTGGACGTCGCGGTCGCCGAGCGGGAGTCCCTCGCCATCATGGGCCCGTCCGGCTCCGGCAAGTCGACCCTCCTGCACACCCTCGCCGGCATCGTCCGCCCCGACGACGGCCAGGTGCTGCTGCGCGGCGAACGCATCGACCACTGGGGCGAGAACAAGCTGAGCGCGCTGCGCCGCAAGCGGTTCGGGTTCGTCTTCCAGTTCGGCCAGTTGCTGCCCGAGCTGCCCGCCGAGGAGAACGTGGCCCTCCCGCTGATGCTGGAGGGCGTGCCCCGGCGCCAGGCCGTCGAGCGGGCCCGCCGCTGGTTCGCCCCGCTCGGCCTCGCGGGCCTGGAGAAGCGCCGCCCCGGTCAGCTCTCCGGCGGTCAGGCCCAGCGCGTCGCCATCGCCCGCGCCCTGGCCGTGGAGCCCGACGTCGTCTTCGCCGACGAGCCCACGGGCGCCCTCGACCAGGCCACCGGGAAGGAGGTAATCCGCCTGCTCACCTCGGTCACCCGCGATCAGGGCGCCTCCCTCGTCATGGTCACCCACGACGCCGAGGTGGCCGCCCACTGCGACCGCGTCGTCCAGGTGAGGGACGGCCGGATCGCCGGCTACAGCCAGTACACGGCCGTATAG